TTGTATTTTTAGAAAATCCGAAATCAATTGCGCGGGTAAAAAACTGTTGGGCTCCGTCCAGCTTTCTTGCTTCCAAAAGCTCATGTGTTCTGATTAAACCCAATGCAGCTCCCTGTTCTGTACCTAATAAATTTTGCCCACCATCTCCTCTGGTTAAAGATAAATAGCCCGTTTCCACGTTCTGATCGTTGATTAACCAGGAAAGTAATCCCGTATTTTCGTCATCGGGATGAGCCGCAAGATATAAAACTTTAGGAAGTTGTTTAAGGGTTTTAAGTTCTCTGTAAATTTCAGATGACTTTGAAGGCCGAATCTGTTGCGCCGAAAAAACCGTACATAACCCAAGGATAAATACAGTGCTTACTTTTTTGAACATATTAATTTGCTTTGCGGGGCAAATATAAGTAAATCGTTTTTCTTTCAGTCTTTCAAGGAAAAGCAATCACAACAAATGCAGGAAACAGGTATTTATTATATCAGAAGCCTACCCGGAAGTAAATTGACAGACTTCAGGCACCCTATTGCGACATACTTCTTTTTGACAAAAATAAACTCACGATACAGCGAGAGCAGCCCATAATCATTCAGAATCAACAGTTATATCCTTTAATCATAATTTATTCCTATTTTTGACGGCGTACTGTTGAAAAAAAGTAGGCAGACAACTTATTTAAACAGTTTACAGCACCGTTCCCGCAAGCAAACAGACAAAAAAGTATTTTATTTATCTTTACATTCTTCAGTATTTTAAACTTCAACAGAAATAAACATCTGATGTACAGATTATTAATCATAATCACTTTAATTATTTTTCCGATTTTTCCCAAGGCACAGGACGCTGTACGCCAGTTGGAGACGGAATATCTTAATGCTAAAGGCAAAACAGCGGAGCAGTTGAATATTGCTCCCAGATATGCTACTGCCCTATTTTTTCATCAGTTAAAATCCAGATCCTACGAGATTCTGAATCATAATATTTCCGTTGCTGCCAAACAGCCTGACGGAAAATATGCTGCCATTCTGTATGCCGTTCAGGCGATGAATTACCGGCTGGATAACCGAGAGTCTGAATCTTTAAAAAGCCTGGAAATGGCAAACAGATACAGCTTAAAAACCAGCAATGAAGAAGCTAAAGGCTATTTTCATTATGCTAAAGGATGGATTCTGACCCGTAACAATAAAACCGCTGAAGCAGTGGCTGCCTATTTAAAGGCAATCTACTATTACGAAAACTCTCCCACTACTTCTACTCTGTATGGTAGATTTGGGAATGCTGCTAAAGAACTTTCGGCCATCTATTCTAATCTCCATGAATACCAGCTGGAAGAAAAGTACAGCAAACAGTTTCTGCTGCTGGCATCAAAGCAATATGACCCCAACCTGATCTTCGATGCGTATATGCGGATGGGATATGTATATGAACAAAAGTATGCTCAAAATACAACAGACTTCAGCGTTAGAAACAAAGCGGAACAGTACTATATCATGGCTATTTCAACATTTGATAAAAATAAAAATGCGATGGTCAACAGGAGCAGTCTTTCGTATGCTGCGATTAATTTAGCCAATCTGTATATCGATTTTGACAAAGGAAAGGCACTGAAATATGCTCTTTTAGCGAATAAAGTAAGCCTGGAAACAGGAGATCCTATTCACATCGCCTCTTCATTTGGAATCTTGGCTGAAATAGCCATTAACGAAAAGGATTATGATCTTGCCAGATCGTACTTTCTGAAAGCCTCCGCAGAAATAGGAAAAAGTTCTGTGAGAGATCCCAATATAGAACTTTCTATACAGGAGTCCCTATCCCGGATCAGTGAGGAACAGGGACATTATCAAGAGGCATTGGGGTACTATAAGCAGTATTTAAATCAGTATAAAAATGTATATGACCAGGAAAAACTTGATATTACCAAAAGATTAGAGTCGCAGTTTGAACAAGAAAGACAGGAGCAGAAGTACACCAAGCTGCAGTGGGAAAGTGATAAAAGGGCGCAGGAAATTAAACTGATCAACATGATCCGTTCCCGGCGTGAGCAGGTGTATAACAACTTAAAACTGGTAGAGGAAAACCAAAGGGAGCGATTGAAATTTTCGGAACTCGAATCTGAAAAAAAAGAGCAGCAGCTTCGTATGGCAAAACTTGAAACCGAACAAAAAAATAAAGACATCAGCAGCTATAAAAAGCTTCTGATATTCAAAGAAAAAATCAACACCTATTACATCATTTTTCTTTTCATCTTCATTATTCTGGTTACTGTATTGCTGTATGCTTATAAGCAGAGAGCCAAATCCATGAAACAACGAGACGAACTGCATTTTTTAGCGATTGAAAAAGAAAAGCAAAACTCAAAAATATCTACCCTTACGGCTCTTCTCGAAGGGCAGGAAAAGGAAAGAGGCCGCTTGGCCCGTGATCTTCATGATGGTTTAGGAGGACTGCTCTCCGGTACCAAGCATCAGCTTTCTTATTTAGACCTTGGCCATTCCGGAAAAATAGAAGAAGGTATTTCAAAGTCCATCAGCCAAATTGACGGAGCTGTGGAAGAACTCCGGCGGGTAGCCCATAATTTAATGCCTGATTTATTAATGAAGTACGGCTTAAAAGCAGCCATTAAAGATTTTGCTTCGCGGATTTCCAACAATGCCCTGGAAATCCACACGGAATTTATGAACTGTAATCATTCGCTAAGCAAGGAAAAACAGTTGATTATTTACAGAATCATTCAGGAACTGGTTAATAATTCCATTAAGCATGCCGAAGCATCGGAAATTATCATTCAGCTCAGTGAAGAAGAAAAAGTACTGCATGTAACTGTTGAAGACAACGGTAAAGGTTTTGATTATCAAAATACAGATATCCGTAAGACAGCAGGCTTTCATAATATTGACTTACGGGTCCGGTTTCTGAAAGGCACCATGAGCATCACTTCCAGGCTGAATACAGGAACCAGTGCAGAACTTCAAATACCAATTCATTAAATATGATAAAAGTAGCCATAACAGATGATCACCCGCTTCTTTTAGAGGGGCTGAAAAACATTTTGGAAAATAGCCCCGAAATAGAGGTGACAGGCTGTTTCAGAAATGTAAAGGAAATGAATACGGGGCTTTCTGAGCAGGCCGTCGACATTTTATTGCTGGATATAAATCTCGCCGATATCAACAGCATTGAAATTATCAGGCCTCTGAAAAAAAAGTATAGCGATCTTCAGATTATTATCCTGAGTGTACACAATGAGCTTCCCGTTATCAACAGTACGCTTGCTGAGGGAGCTATGGGATATATCCAGAAAAATGCTTCCGTCTCCGAAATTCTGGAAGGCATAAGCTCCGTCTATTCAGGTAAACGCTTCTTATGTATGCAGACCCATTCTATCCTTGAAAAACAGTCTGAGAACGGGCTGAATCACGTCCCGAAACTGACACGGAGGGAAAAGGAAATTTTGGCGGAAGCCGCCAAAGGACTCACCACCAATCAAATGGCAGAAAAATTGTTTATCAGCCCTCATACAGTAGAAAGCCACAGGAAAAATCTTATCGAAAAATTTCAGACCGCCAATCTCAGTTCAGCCATTAAGCTGGCTATTGAATATGGTCTTATCATCGAATAAAAAGGACAAATCGCAAAAAGGTCCGCTTTCACATAGGAAGCAGACCTTTTTTATATAGTAGATAATCAGGTGTGTTTTTTTAGTCTTTAAATTTCAATACAGCATTGAATAGATTTTTCTTTCCTGTTACATCGTACTCGTCGTTATATTCCGCCTCATACATGAGGACATACAGATTTCCGCTAAGATCTTTTAAAGAGATAGCCCGGTCGTTCATAATATCGTAAACCCGTGAGATTGTACGCGTCCCAGTCCATTGTTTTGAGTTACCTTTCGGGGTTTTATCAAATCTGTGATCTTTCGCATCCGTATAATACCAATACGAAGGTGCGGTATCCATTAAGAACATCTCTTTTTCTTTATTATAAAGCTCTTCTGCCATCCCGGTGTTCTGAAACCAGGGAACTTCAGGATTAAACAGACCGTAAGCATTTTCGTAGATATTTTTATCGGCTGTAACGCCTAGCAAAAATCCTTCGCCTCCAAAAGACGTAATTTCGAAAACGAAAGTTGTTTTTCTGAGATCGTATACATCATTCACAGGTTCAATTATTTTTCCATCCTGCTTAATCACTACTTTTAAAGATTGTGCAGACGAAATAAAGCCGAGCAAACCAAAAAGAAGGTTTAAAATTAATTTTCTCATTAAATTATCACTAAGTAACTGCTGCAAAGATAATGTACTGCATGCCCATAAATAATGGCTGATTTCAGGGGTTTTTCATCTTTCTAATAAACCGTCAGGTGAAAAGGATATCCATCTAATAAAAAGCATTACTGCAATTAATGATGTTCTTTAAATTAAAAATCAAAGCTCCGGAAATAGTTCAAAACAACCATCCTACATCGTAATGATCTCTTTGTACAAGAAGAAGGGGACGATAATCTTTTCCGCTAAGCATCTATAAAAAAATTCAGAAACCTGATGTCTATCCTATCTCTGATTTGATCAAAATATACGAAAAATTGCATTGATGCCATATCATGTCGTCTGAGTAATCTGATGAATGACTGGGGAAGCGGGAAGTTCGAAAATATTAAAAAGAAATTTTAGTACATAACAAAAACCACAACCTGCTAAAAGTCAATAAATAAACCCATTTTAAATATAAATAAATAACTAACATTCAGTAAATGAAACATTGCTTCCCAGGTAATCAACTAACCACATGAATACCAGTCAAGGATAAACAAGCTGGAATGAGAACTTCAGCTTGTTCCGGCAACTAAAACCCCGTGATTTCGTGCCCTATCTCAAGTATTTCGGAAGAATCAAGATCGATATTTCCGGGCAATGCTATGGCAATACAAAAGTTTTCATTCATAAAAACATAAGATTTAAAATGAGGAAAAAACCGGAAAGATACCTCAACGTAGTTTTCTGTTTTTCTGATTCCATTAATTTCAAAAATCTGCAGATCTGAAGTAAAGCCAATCTGTAAAGCTTTAGCCAAAGATTCTTTGCTGCACCAGAATAAAATATGTTGATTTTCACTGAGCTCGTATGACAATTTTTTTTCCTCATCTGTTGCGGAAATAAGTTCCACCCAGTTTTTGGAGTGATTATTAAACTCCACATCAATTCCGGCAAGAATTCTCTCATCAAAAGCAAAACCCACGGATATATTTTTGCTGTGGGATACACTTATCTTTACGTGAGACGGCATCTCTGTTTTTACAATAGGCTGAAAAAAAATTCCCGAATCAATTAAAATTTCGCCGGGGGGCACGTTTAACAGCGCTGAAAGAGCCTTCTTCGCACTGTATTTTCCCTGCAAATAAGAAAATTGTCTGCTTTGAAATGGATAAGAATTAAAAACCATTTCTTCCTCCATGTGCAAAAAATCTTTCCTGATCTCGCGAAGCCGTTCAAAAGGACAATCCGAAATCGTGATGATTCCATTGTACAATTTGTCCTTACTTTTCATGGAAAGAGAAATGGTTTTATCTACCATATTTTTAGTGATGATTAACAATTAATTCGTAATGACAAGAGCTGTCTTCCTGAAGTTGCAGCACCTTCATTTCAAATGAAACATCCAGCTTCATGCCGTCACAGATTCCACGAATAAAGTCTTTCAGCACAGGCCATTCAAGATGTTCTGAAATTTGGTACTGCTGTGTTGCTTTATGATAGCGGTCTTTACCTTTCACCTGCAAATGCAGCTGGTTTTCATTCAATACAACCACTTCAAAATTATACTCCGGACTGGAAGTAAACACCGTCGCCAGTAAAATTTTCGTCATATCCGGAATACTTGAGGTAAGGTTTGGATGAATATTCAGATTGCGCAAGGCCATCTTTGTTCCCAAATCATAAAAAAAAGCCTCAGAAAGCTTACGAATTGCCTCTTCACCAAAAAGTTCACCCGCCTGTTTCAGCATTCCGGCATAGAAAGCACCCGTAATATCCGAAAGACGCTGCACTAAAAGCGGAAAAGAGGGCGGAAAAAAATCGATAATCAAACCTTCCTTATCCATATTCTCAAGATAGACATCATTTTTTCTGAACTCTGATAGTGCCAGATAAGTGTCCGGCAATTGTTTTTCTGTTGTATTCATTATAAAGATTTTGAAATTAATTTTGAAAGCGTTTCAGGATGATCATTGATAAAAAAATGACCGCCCTCCAAGTGATGAAATTCTATGTCTCCATGAGAATAATTTCTCCATTCCTCAATTTTATGAGCATAAGTTTCCTTTGTTCCCATAATCGCTGTGATTGGTGTTTTGATGCGGCTTCCGTTGTAATTGCTAACGGAATCAAGCAATTTAAAATCAGCCCTTAGAATGGGTTCGGCATATTCGAAAAAGGTATGGTTATCGATGAATGTCTGCGGCATCCCGCCCATAGCGATCAATCTTTCAGCAAATTCTTTTTGAGGAAGCTGATGAAGCACTTTGAGGGCATCTGTATCGATGATCGTAGGTCTGGGAACCCCACTCACGATCAATCGAGCCGGATTTTTCCCTGCTTTTTCAAGACGGTACGTCACCCAATGTCCTAAAATAGCGCCCAAACTGTGTCCGTAAATAACATCATGTTCAGTATCTATTTCTGTACTGATCTGTCGGTAGATATCGCCCATCGCATCGTAAAAAGAATCGAGAAGTGATTCTTTGTGACGCTTTCCTCTGCCTGGCAATTCTAACGGAACCCATTCAAAATCCTCCAGATACGGCTGCAAAAACTGATAAGAATACCGATTTCCACCTGCAAAAGGCAGCAAAAACAGACGTCGTTTCTTTTGAATCCAGTTTTGTTTAATAATATTTTTATCATAAACCGTTTTAACTTCCGTGACCATTTTGGTTAAAAACTGTCCTCCGATTTCTTCAAAATGAGTAACTCCTTTATTCAGCAGATATAAAATAGTATCCGTCCAAAGTACAGAATGACTGATCTGATCGCTCAAAGTACGCTTAGCATCTTTTTCATCATAACGGGTTGCATTCTTATTTGAAATCACGGGAATCTGCATTGGAAAAAACTCAAACTGATCGAGAAAAGAACGGAACAACTGAGATGCATTGTCCATATACCGCGAGTGAAAAGCGGCACTTACATTTAACGGAACTACTTTGATTCCTTCATTTTCAAAGTCTTTTAAAACCTCAGAAATACCATCCACCGGACCAGAAAGTACAGTCTGTGAAGGTGTATTATAATTCGCAATATCTGTTTTCTCGTGATATCCTTTGTGAAGGATTTTTTTAATTGTTTCAATATCACACCCTAAGACTACAGCCATTCCGCCATTTTTAGCGGCAGCCATCAGTTTGCCCCTTTTTTTCACCAATTTTAATCCGGTTTCAAAATCAAAAACTCCCGAAGCCTGCAACGCGTTATATTCTCCTAAGCTATGTCCAATCAAAAAATCGGGAGCGGAATCGTTTTTTAAAAACTCCCGGTATCCTAAAGAATTCACCACATACAATGCAGGCTGAGTAAATTCGGTGTTGTTTAATTTTTTTTCAGGATCTTCCAGACATAATTTTTTAATATCATATCCGAGGATTGCCGATGCCCTCGCTGTTTCAGAAGGATACCGATCAAAAAGCTCTTTTCCCATCCCCTTATATTGGGAACCCTGTCCGGGAAACATTAATGTTTTCATTCTAAATTCAAAATCTAATTAACAACCTTACTCATCATCATCTCTTTTTCTACGAATGCAGCCAGAGATTCTATTGTGGTATAATCATATAAAACATGAAAATCCATCCTGATATCCAACTGTTTATTTATACTTCGGATAAGCTCCCAACCGGAAACTGAATCCAGTCCAAACTCGAAGAAATCACTTTTTACATTCATTGTTCCGACAGGTTTTTTAACAATATCTGCGACAATTTTCTGAATATGGTTTTCGATATTTTGGGATTCTTTTTCAGGAGCTGAAGCCGTTGATTTCACTTCATTTTTTAAATCAGGAATCCAGAATCTTTTTCTTTCAAAAGGATAGGTCGGTAGTTTTATTCTGTCAGGTTTTAAGTCTCCATATAATAAATTCCAAGGAATATCCGCACCCACACACCACAAATTAAGCAACGATCTGAAATTCGATTCTGCAATCATTCTGATTTTTTCATTCTCATCAACCGCTTCATTCAATATCTTTAACGAAGCTTTTCCCTGAAGAATATTTCCGCAAAATACAGGCTCTTCTCCTTCAAGATAAGCATTGATCTGATATAAAAGGTCGTTTAAATCTTCCGCAATCCATCCTACTCTTTCCTCCAGAAAATCTCTTCCCGACTGCAACGTCAATGCAATAGAATGAATATTTAATGAAGAATCCGAAACAATTTTTTCCTTTAAAAGCTTAACATATTCTGTCAGTCGCTCTTTATTTTTTGCTGTTAAAAGGATAACTGCCGAACCTGTATGATCTATTTTTTGATGCATATTGTGATATTCCTGCACAATGAGATGCGCATTTGCTCCGCCAAAACCAAAACTGCTGATTCCCGCCATTTTAGCCTGATCCGAATTCCATGGAATCGTCTCAGAAAGCAGATAAAAAGGACTACCTTCTGTCTGCAGATATTGATTGGGGTTGATGAGCTGCGGATTTCCCGGTAAAGTTTTATGTTTAAATGCCATCAGCACTTTGATAAGACCTGCCACTCCGGAAGCTGATTCCGTATGTCCTATATTGGCCTTAACGCTTCCGACTGCACATCCTGAAGGCGTTATTTTCTGATCTTTTTCTTTATATAGAGTTTCAAAAGCCATCTTTAATCCTTCAATTTCGATAGGATCTCCAAGAGCGGTTCCTGTTCCGTGCGCTTCGATATAGCTTATCCTTGATGGATTAATATTTGATTTTCTATATGCTTCTATCAACAGATCCCGCTGAGATTTAGGATTCGGGGCAGTTAAAGAACTGGCTTTTCCTCCGTGATTTTCTGCACCTCCACGAATTAATCCGTAAATAAAATCTCCGTCCTGCTTTGCTTTTTTGAAGGACTTCAGAATGACAATTCCCACACCCTCCGAGCGGACATATCCGTTGGCTCTGTCATCAAAAGATCTGCATCTTCCGTCCTGGCTCAGCATTCCTGCATTATTAATCATCAAAGTAGTGTCAGGAATCAGCACCGTATTTACACCTCCGGCAATGGCGTGATCACATTTTCCGTTTCTGATTTTCTCCGCTGCCCTGTGAATGGCAATCAAAGAACTTGAACAGGCCGTTTTCACCGGAACACTCGGACCATGAAGATCCAGAAGAAAAGAAATTCTGTTCGCCAGCATCGCATCCGAATTACCAATTCCGGCATGAGGCTGTCTTCCCAATTCCGGGTTTCGGCGCAACATAACGGCATAATCATTATTCATCACACCGATAAATACCCCTGTATTTGAACCTTTTAACGATGAAGGAGTAATATTCGCGTCTTCCAAAGCTGTGTACACCGTTTCGATAGTAATCCTTTGCTGGGGATCCATCAACGTTGCTTCATTAGGAGTAATTCCAAAATACTCGGCATCGAACTGATCAACATCTTTAATAAAACCACCCCATTTTACCTCTGTTTTTCTGATATTTTCAGCTGAATTTCCGTAGTACTCCTTCCAGTTCCATCTTTCTTCAGGAATTTCTGTGATGGCATATTCATTATTTTTCAGCATATTCCAAAACTCATCTACATTCTCTGCTCCGGGAAAACGTCCGGCAATTCCTACGATGGCTACACTGTTTTCTAATTCTTCACCTGTATCAAACTCCTTTTCAGAATGCTCTTCTGGCAAAGAATCAATTTCATTAAAATCAACCGTATAAGCTCTAAAATCAGCAGATTCAATTTTGAGATCCTGATCGTTATTTTTATGATGCTTCATTACTAATTTTCCCTGATGATTTTCCCATAAAAAGTCGACAAGATCATTGATGGTTGGGTAATTGTAAAATATACTAGATGGTTCATTGATGTCATAAAAAGTATTTAATTCATTAGAAAATCTCACCAGTAAATAAGAAGAAAAACCATAGCTTCGTAATTCGGCGTCGGTGCTGAGCTCTTCTTTATCATAATCCAAAATTTCGGCAATGACACTGAGGATATATTCTCCCGCTTCTTTTTTTGTCATGACAGGCAGTTCGTCATTACTCGGTTTATCTGCCAAGGAAGTCACCTGCTGCCGCTTTTCGCCGTCGGATAAAAATTCTTTATTCCCATAGACTACAACTCCCTGATCGACCTTATGATGTAGCATTGCCTCCATCGCTGCAACTCCTTCTGAGGTCGGCATTGGAAGCATTCCCCATTTTTCCTCCAGAATACTTGCGGTATTCTGGTCTATATGCATTCCCCCATCTTGCCATAAAGGCCAGTTGATGCTCCTGCAAACTCCTTTTCTTAATCCATTCTGCTGCATCTTGTTCCTTTGAGTCGCAAAATTATCCATCCACGCATTAGCGGAAGCATAATCTGCCTGACCAATATTCCCTGCCACTGAAGCAATGGATGAACAAAGAATAAAGAAATCGAGATTTTCATTCTTTGTTTCCTCATCGAGATGAGTGAGACCCTGTACCTTTGGAGCAAATACTTTTTTGACTTCCTCCTCCGTTTTTCCTGCGATATAACTGTCGTGAATAACTCCCGCACCATGAATAATTCCCGTTATTTTTCCAAAACGAAACTTAATCTTCTGAACTAATCCCGCTACATTCTCGCGATGGGCAATATCGCATGATATATAATGAATATTTGATCTTGTAATGACAACTTCATTTTCAGGTTTCCTTCCGACAATAATAATTTCGGTATCCTTAGTTTCGGCAAGATACTCTGAGAATATTTTACCCAATCCGCCTGCGCCACCCGTAATTACATAAACGCCACCAACTTTGGCAATGGATGGAAGCACCGTATCTGTAGACAGAGGAACCAGTTTTTTGATCAGCCTTTCATTTCCTGTGATCTTTATTTCAACCTCATCATTCAACGTCTCTTTCTTTATAGATTCGATAATATCATAAGAACGGTTTTCAGAAAGCAGTCCATCTACACTTAGCAAAGATCCTGACACGTAGGGATTTTCTAAGCGAAGTGTTTTTAATAATCCTGATAAATAGGCAAATTTATGCTCATCTTTATTATCATATAAAAACAAAATCCTGCCTTTTCTTATCGTTTTTAATTTGTTTAAAATGGTAATAAAGAGTTCTTCTTTTTCCTGATTGGAAAGCACTGTAACTGTTGAGTTCAAATTTGTTTCAAGTAAATTGACGAAATTTTGCGAAATGGAATCCAACAAAAATAGGTGCTGAAAGTCCTTCTTTTCAGCCGTACTGTTCTGAGGAGAACTTTTCTGCCATGAATAATCATAAATTCGGGTATATATATTGTCTTGAGCTTTCACGTTTTTTTCTTTTTTAATTAATGGATTAACCATCAGTTCTATCAATTCTATAAGAACATTTCCGGAATGGTCTGTAATGGTAATATCAAATGAGTAAACCTCATCATGTGTGGGATTTCTTCTCACATAACTCCAGATTTTATCGGGTAATGTGTCATAGATATTGGTATATTTTACCCCTGCCGGAACCAGCAATGTTTCCATTTTATCAATTAATAATGTTCCGATCGTTGCCTGAAGAGCGTTGTCTACCAATGGAGGAGCAATCATAAAATCCTTCCCTGCGTCCAGTGAAATTTCTGCCAGTGAGAGCCCTTTATCATAATAAATTTTCTGTATTCCCTGATAACCTGATCCGTACTGCAAACCGTTTTCATGAAGTATCTCATAGTATTCTTTACCAGTCTTATGAAATCTAAGATTTGAAATAATTTTCGAAATATTTTGGGTAAGAGGCTGAGATATTTCGTGAGTAAAATTTACTGTTCCTTTTGCATATAAATCTGTATTGGATTTTACCCTATATTCTCCTGAATTTTTATCAATCTGTAAATGCAATACCTGTTCTTCCTCTTTTGAAAACAAGGGCGAAATCCAACTGCTGTTTTTGAGCTGAATATTTTTTTGCTGATTGCTATTTCGTACTACAGCGCAAACCACCTCCAAATAAGCGGTTCCTGGAAACACAACTTTACCATCCACTTTATGGTCTATTAAATATTTTTCATCTCCTTTAAACTTAAATTCAAAATCAATTAATTCTTCTGTAG
The sequence above is a segment of the Chryseobacterium sp. MYb264 genome. Coding sequences within it:
- a CDS encoding tetratricopeptide repeat-containing sensor histidine kinase; its protein translation is MYRLLIIITLIIFPIFPKAQDAVRQLETEYLNAKGKTAEQLNIAPRYATALFFHQLKSRSYEILNHNISVAAKQPDGKYAAILYAVQAMNYRLDNRESESLKSLEMANRYSLKTSNEEAKGYFHYAKGWILTRNNKTAEAVAAYLKAIYYYENSPTTSTLYGRFGNAAKELSAIYSNLHEYQLEEKYSKQFLLLASKQYDPNLIFDAYMRMGYVYEQKYAQNTTDFSVRNKAEQYYIMAISTFDKNKNAMVNRSSLSYAAINLANLYIDFDKGKALKYALLANKVSLETGDPIHIASSFGILAEIAINEKDYDLARSYFLKASAEIGKSSVRDPNIELSIQESLSRISEEQGHYQEALGYYKQYLNQYKNVYDQEKLDITKRLESQFEQERQEQKYTKLQWESDKRAQEIKLINMIRSRREQVYNNLKLVEENQRERLKFSELESEKKEQQLRMAKLETEQKNKDISSYKKLLIFKEKINTYYIIFLFIFIILVTVLLYAYKQRAKSMKQRDELHFLAIEKEKQNSKISTLTALLEGQEKERGRLARDLHDGLGGLLSGTKHQLSYLDLGHSGKIEEGISKSISQIDGAVEELRRVAHNLMPDLLMKYGLKAAIKDFASRISNNALEIHTEFMNCNHSLSKEKQLIIYRIIQELVNNSIKHAEASEIIIQLSEEEKVLHVTVEDNGKGFDYQNTDIRKTAGFHNIDLRVRFLKGTMSITSRLNTGTSAELQIPIH
- a CDS encoding response regulator transcription factor; this encodes MIKVAITDDHPLLLEGLKNILENSPEIEVTGCFRNVKEMNTGLSEQAVDILLLDINLADINSIEIIRPLKKKYSDLQIIILSVHNELPVINSTLAEGAMGYIQKNASVSEILEGISSVYSGKRFLCMQTHSILEKQSENGLNHVPKLTRREKEILAEAAKGLTTNQMAEKLFISPHTVESHRKNLIEKFQTANLSSAIKLAIEYGLIIE
- a CDS encoding 4'-phosphopantetheinyl transferase family protein — protein: MVDKTISLSMKSKDKLYNGIITISDCPFERLREIRKDFLHMEEEMVFNSYPFQSRQFSYLQGKYSAKKALSALLNVPPGEILIDSGIFFQPIVKTEMPSHVKISVSHSKNISVGFAFDERILAGIDVEFNNHSKNWVELISATDEEKKLSYELSENQHILFWCSKESLAKALQIGFTSDLQIFEINGIRKTENYVEVSFRFFPHFKSYVFMNENFCIAIALPGNIDLDSSEILEIGHEITGF
- the fabD gene encoding ACP S-malonyltransferase, which translates into the protein MKTLMFPGQGSQYKGMGKELFDRYPSETARASAILGYDIKKLCLEDPEKKLNNTEFTQPALYVVNSLGYREFLKNDSAPDFLIGHSLGEYNALQASGVFDFETGLKLVKKRGKLMAAAKNGGMAVVLGCDIETIKKILHKGYHEKTDIANYNTPSQTVLSGPVDGISEVLKDFENEGIKVVPLNVSAAFHSRYMDNASQLFRSFLDQFEFFPMQIPVISNKNATRYDEKDAKRTLSDQISHSVLWTDTILYLLNKGVTHFEEIGGQFLTKMVTEVKTVYDKNIIKQNWIQKKRRLFLLPFAGGNRYSYQFLQPYLEDFEWVPLELPGRGKRHKESLLDSFYDAMGDIYRQISTEIDTEHDVIYGHSLGAILGHWVTYRLEKAGKNPARLIVSGVPRPTIIDTDALKVLHQLPQKEFAERLIAMGGMPQTFIDNHTFFEYAEPILRADFKLLDSVSNYNGSRIKTPITAIMGTKETYAHKIEEWRNYSHGDIEFHHLEGGHFFINDHPETLSKLISKSL